One region of Anser cygnoides isolate HZ-2024a breed goose chromosome 22, Taihu_goose_T2T_genome, whole genome shotgun sequence genomic DNA includes:
- the LOC136786835 gene encoding feather keratin Cos1-1/Cos1-3/Cos2-1-like — translation MSCYNQCLPCRPCGPTPLASSCNEPCVRQCQNSTVVIEPSPVVVTLPGPILSSFPQNTVVGSSTSAAVGSILSCDGVPITSGCCDLSGISSRYCGRRCLPC, via the coding sequence atgtcctgctacaaCCAGTGCCTGCCATGCAGGCCCTGTGGCCCGACCCCactggccagcagctgcaacgagccctgcgTCAGGCAGTGCCAGAACTCCACCGTCGTCATTGAGCCCTCTCCtgtggtggtgaccctgcccggacccatcctcagctccttcccgcagaacACCGTTGTGGGatcctccacctctgctgccgttggcagcatcctcagctgtgACGGAGTCCCCATCACCTCTGGCTGCTGTGACCTCTCGGGCATTTCCAGCCGCTACTGTGGCAGAAGGTGCCTGCCCTGCTAA